A region from the Aegilops tauschii subsp. strangulata cultivar AL8/78 chromosome 5, Aet v6.0, whole genome shotgun sequence genome encodes:
- the LOC109775564 gene encoding uncharacterized protein has translation MAKVEARVETVKSMVIVAEIEGPGYCSGFVAFTEKQYGTHIVTDDNFVKGRERSLKVFFFDNTVLRASIIHRGGGFCSLRTKFHSTCEQIQLIKGNTIPSPALLFPPSSSTTFYHLPSFVTLESAESYPLNLESTRILPTDQVPTLARMFVVDCHYTEETSDRVDRLSSAPVYTLSGSVVGIVVGRFRDSTWKKLALSAKHVSTLIDSLIAVSRNKKTRDGNGSSGNKEKRDGDGSYKDEFAGNKRSKGGDGNYKKLAGNKNSSNSSSKDKANKGAWHKSSFKGKLGGCETSCNVKTRGRRAGDKGKKSDASKW, from the coding sequence ATGGCAAAGGTAGAGGCTCGTGTGGAGACGGTCAAATCAATGGTCATTGTTGCAGAGATTGAAGGTCCTGGATACTGCAGTGGGTTTGTCGCATTCACTGAAAAGCAATATGGTACCCATATTGTAACTGATGATAATTTTGTCAAGGGACGTGAGCGCAGCTTAAAGGTTTTCTTTTTTGACAACACTGTGCTGCGAGCATCAATTATTCACAGAGGGGGCGGTTTTTGTTCCCTGAGGACAAAGTTTCATTCCACATGTGAGCAAATTCAGTTGATCAAAGGGAATACTATCCCCTCACCTGCGCTCCTCTTCCCACCATCCTCATCAACTACTTTCTATCATCTTCCGAGTTTTGTTACTCTGGAATCTGCCGAGTCATATCCTCTCAACCTCGAATCCACTCGCATTCTTCCCACTGATCAGGTTCCTACTTTAGCACGCATGTTCGTGGTAGATTGCCACTACACTGAAGAAACCTCTGACCGTGTTGACAGGTTATCTTCTGCTCCAGTATATACCTTGAGCGGAAGCGTTGTGGGCATAGTCGTAGGACGTTTCCGTGACTCTACTTGGAAGAAGCTAGCATTGTCTGCAAAACATGTCTCGACATTGATAGATTCACTCATTGCAGTATCTAGAAACAAGAAAACAAGAGATGGAAATGGCAGTTCTGGAAACAAGGAAAAGAGAGATGGAGATGGCAGTTATAAGGATGAGTTTGCTGGTAACAAGAGAAGCAAGGGTGGAGATGGCAATTACAAGAAGTTGGCTGGAAACAAGAACAGCTCTAACAGCAGTTCCAAGGACAAGGCGAATAAGGGGGCTTGGCACAAGAGCAGTTTCAAGGGCAAGTTGGGTGGATGTGAGACCAGTTGCAATGTGAAGACAAGGGGGAGAAGAGCTGGAGACAAGGGTAAGAAGTCGGATGCTAGCAAATGGTAA